The following are encoded together in the Diabrotica undecimpunctata isolate CICGRU chromosome 7, icDiaUnde3, whole genome shotgun sequence genome:
- the LOC140446327 gene encoding DNL-type zinc finger protein-like, with the protein MLCRTIRKSTFQTVNNGIKHSHPQPPKFLRHCTTFIQPKCDSITNKAQPIGKVEGKLFLGYKCKVCSTNNSHFISKVAYEKGVVIVTCEGCKNNHLIADNLKWFTDLEGKRNIEEILAEKGESIRKVDLERCIEVIKESVK; encoded by the coding sequence ATGTTATGTCGTACCATCAGGAAATCGACGTTTCAAACTGTAAATAATGGAATAAAACACTCACATCCCCAACCACCAAAGTTCCTAAGACATTGTACTACATTTATTCAACCAAAGTGTGATTCTATTACGAATAAAGCACAACCTATTGGAAAAGTCGAAGGAAAACTATTTTTAGGCTACAAATGTAAAGTTTGTAGCACCAACAACAGCCATTTTATATCTAAAGTAGCTTATGAAAAGGGTGTTGTTATTGTGACTTGTGAaggttgtaaaaacaaccatttGATAGCAGATAATTTAAAATGGTTTACTGATCTGGAAGGAAAGCGGAATATTGAAGAAATTCTAGCTGAAAAAGGCGAAAGTATTAGGAAAGTCGATTTGGAAAGGTGTATAGAAGTCATTAAAGAAAGCGTGAAATAA